In Anaerolineales bacterium, the following proteins share a genomic window:
- a CDS encoding antibiotic biosynthesis monooxygenase, which yields MVTVGLYYDVLPGKERTFEDAVEKVLEALSKTPDHLKSYLYQRVREPNSYAIISEWSSKEAFSSFIQSDIFKQVTDWGKAEILERRPRHKVYGHERDMR from the coding sequence ATGGTCACTGTCGGTCTTTATTATGATGTGCTCCCCGGCAAGGAACGTACGTTTGAAGATGCAGTGGAGAAGGTGCTCGAAGCGCTATCGAAAACGCCGGATCATTTGAAAAGCTACCTCTATCAGCGCGTGCGCGAACCCAACTCGTATGCGATTATTTCCGAATGGTCGTCGAAAGAAGCGTTCAGTTCGTTCATCCAGAGTGATATTTTCAAGCAAGTAACCGACTGGGGCAAGGCTGAAATTCTTGAACGGCGACCAAGGCATAAGGTCTACGGTCACGAACGCGACATGCGCTAG
- a CDS encoding response regulator → MDEKTVLIIEDEPDAAELFAEMMRVSGFRVVKITSSAPAMDLLTREKPDLVILDIMMPDISGLDILRDMRRDPALTNIPVVVVSAKGTPADIKTGIDAGASTYLTKPVGYLELKAAVDRALSG, encoded by the coding sequence ATGGACGAAAAAACCGTATTGATCATCGAAGACGAGCCGGACGCCGCCGAATTATTCGCCGAAATGATGCGCGTCAGTGGCTTTCGAGTGGTCAAGATCACGAGCAGCGCTCCGGCAATGGACTTGCTGACCCGTGAAAAGCCCGACCTCGTCATCCTCGACATCATGATGCCAGATATCTCCGGCTTAGACATCCTCCGCGACATGCGCCGCGACCCGGCGCTGACCAACATCCCCGTTGTGGTCGTCTCCGCCAAAGGCACGCCAGCGGATATCAAAACCGGCATCGACGCGGGCGCGTCCACCTACCTCACCAAACCGGTCGGCTACCTCGAACTGAAAGCCGCCGTAGACCGCGCGCTGAGCGGTTAA
- a CDS encoding DUF1684 domain-containing protein, protein MTELDEFRKEKDEFFARHPQSPLTAEQRRDFKGLAYFPENDALRLEVQVESFADQQPMTMQTSTGGVQEYVRYGRFKFQVDGQEAELTIYQANYGFFLPFVDSLAGTETYPAGRYLEPEPLPGDRFLVDFNIAYNPYCAYNEMWSCPITPAENRLKAPIRAGEKLFHPL, encoded by the coding sequence ATGACTGAATTAGACGAGTTCCGTAAAGAGAAGGATGAGTTTTTTGCGCGTCACCCGCAAAGTCCGTTGACCGCCGAACAGCGGCGCGACTTCAAAGGGCTGGCATATTTCCCCGAAAACGACGCCCTGCGGCTTGAAGTTCAAGTCGAGTCGTTTGCCGATCAACAGCCGATGACGATGCAAACCTCCACCGGCGGCGTGCAGGAATACGTGCGGTATGGCAGGTTCAAATTTCAAGTGGATGGACAGGAAGCCGAGTTGACGATCTATCAGGCAAATTACGGTTTCTTCCTGCCGTTCGTCGATTCGCTGGCTGGGACGGAGACGTATCCCGCCGGGCGTTATCTCGAACCGGAGCCGTTGCCCGGTGATCGTTTCTTGGTGGATTTCAACATTGCCTACAATCCGTATTGCGCGTACAACGAGATGTGGTCTTGCCCTATTACTCCGGCGGAGAACCGACTCAAAGCGCCGATCCGCGCGGGGGAGAAGTTGTTCCACCCATTATGA
- a CDS encoding ABC transporter ATP-binding protein: MPILEAKSLQKIFRLGEHSVHALAGVDFAVEKGEFVALMGRSGSGKSTLLHLIGGLDRPSEGEVTLAGMQLSLLDDDKVTLVRRRNIGFIFQFFNLLPTLTTEENIALPLTIDGKDIAGYKEQIATLLNHVGLEGRRTHKPDQLSGGEQQRVAIARALVTQPSIVLADEPTGNLDSKNSAAIMELLRRSCDELKQTIIVVTHDPRAAAYADRAVFLRDGKIAKELKFNKNQKVDQRLSAILKTMEDLPGQV; this comes from the coding sequence ATGCCGATCCTGGAAGCAAAATCCCTGCAAAAAATTTTTCGATTGGGTGAGCATTCCGTCCACGCGCTGGCTGGCGTGGACTTTGCCGTTGAAAAAGGAGAGTTCGTCGCGCTCATGGGCAGAAGCGGAAGCGGAAAATCCACGCTTCTGCATCTCATCGGCGGACTCGACCGCCCCAGTGAAGGCGAAGTGACGCTGGCAGGGATGCAACTTTCCCTGCTCGATGACGACAAGGTCACTCTCGTGCGCCGGCGGAACATCGGCTTCATCTTTCAATTCTTCAATCTCCTGCCAACGCTCACAACCGAAGAGAACATCGCCCTGCCCCTCACCATTGACGGCAAAGATATCGCTGGCTACAAAGAGCAGATCGCCACTTTGCTGAACCATGTGGGGCTGGAGGGACGGCGCACGCACAAGCCCGATCAACTTTCGGGCGGCGAACAACAGCGCGTGGCGATCGCGCGCGCGCTGGTCACCCAGCCGTCCATCGTGCTGGCAGACGAACCGACCGGCAATCTCGATTCGAAGAACAGCGCCGCGATCATGGAACTTTTGCGCCGCTCGTGCGACGAACTTAAGCAAACCATCATCGTCGTCACCCACGACCCGCGCGCCGCGGCATACGCCGACCGGGCGGTCTTCCTGCGGGATGGGAAAATTGCAAAAGAACTGAAATTCAACAAGAACCAGAAGGTGGATCAACGCTTGAGCGCTATCCTCAAAACGATGGAAGACCTCCCAGGGCAGGTATAA
- the rsfS gene encoding ribosome silencing factor: MLLDIKDVASFTDYFIICNGTSDRMLDALAKGVLEATKKDYKKKSRVEGKSQEGWLVMDFGDVVVHLFSPDQREFYDLEELWSDGKVLLRVQ; this comes from the coding sequence TTGCTTCTCGACATCAAAGACGTGGCATCGTTTACCGATTATTTCATCATCTGCAACGGCACCAGCGACCGCATGTTGGACGCGCTCGCCAAAGGCGTGTTGGAGGCGACGAAAAAGGATTACAAGAAAAAATCCCGCGTGGAGGGCAAATCGCAGGAGGGCTGGCTGGTGATGGACTTTGGCGACGTGGTCGTGCATCTCTTTTCGCCCGACCAGCGCGAGTTTTACGATCTCGAAGAATTGTGGAGCGACGGGAAGGTCTTGTTACGAGTTCAATAA
- a CDS encoding sigma-70 family RNA polymerase sigma factor — protein sequence MSNRTNEQWIAELKDSGPAREAALEDLRGIIQKGLPYALSRWLSPDQPQFNSLVEEVTQETLLRVLDQLGTFEGRSQFTTWVHKIAVRIALTELRRKRWRDSSLDELTENEDVLPPPGLLADTHAGPETSAERADMLARVNRIIEEELTDRQREALVLLGVRDMPMEDAARKLKTNRNALYKLLHDARVRLKSRLSREDIAPYEVLALFEQK from the coding sequence ATGTCCAACCGAACCAACGAGCAATGGATCGCCGAACTGAAGGATTCCGGTCCCGCGCGTGAAGCCGCGCTCGAAGACCTGCGCGGGATCATTCAAAAAGGTTTGCCTTACGCGCTCTCGCGCTGGCTTTCGCCCGACCAACCGCAGTTCAACTCGCTGGTCGAAGAAGTGACGCAAGAAACGCTCTTGCGCGTCCTCGACCAACTCGGCACCTTTGAGGGGCGTAGTCAGTTCACCACCTGGGTACACAAGATCGCCGTGCGGATCGCCCTCACCGAACTGCGCCGTAAACGCTGGCGGGATTCCTCCCTCGACGAGTTAACCGAAAACGAAGACGTTCTTCCGCCCCCGGGTCTGCTCGCAGACACCCACGCGGGACCCGAAACCTCAGCCGAACGCGCCGACATGCTGGCGCGCGTCAACCGCATCATCGAAGAGGAGCTGACCGACCGTCAGCGCGAGGCGCTTGTCCTACTCGGCGTGCGCGACATGCCGATGGAAGACGCGGCGCGCAAACTCAAGACCAATCGCAACGCTTTATATAAACTTCTGCACGACGCGCGAGTTCGGCTGAAAAGCAGACTGTCACGCGAGGATATCGCGCCTTACGAAGTCCTTGCCCTGTTCGAACAAAAGTAA
- a CDS encoding ABC transporter permease, with protein MMQNILLAIRSLIARPLRTLLTTFGIVLGVAVILSINITNRSTLAAITKLFSESSGRTNLVITNADLSLGGFDEGILYRIESVAGVEAATPLLQSQTLLADDAARGEINLSFFGIVPGGLLVYGIDPVQDSLVRDYKLEAGSFLTPDPNELHIVLVREFAEEHNLQLGKSVNIRTPAGSARLKIIGLIAREGPGQLNNGAFGVIPLDTAQKIFERPNEIDQVDILATEDDRSTRELEALKATLQDRIGVAYSVGFPATQGKRVSQMVSGYQTGLNIFSIIAIFAGAFLIYNAFSMTVIERTREIGMLRTLGMTRWQVIKQILLEAITLALIGSALGIGLGIFLARGLIRLTEVFLAQDVSEVAIPASALIMSAGIGIVVTLFATLIPAWQAGRISPLEALRIRGNTDDTSAIRRGMRIGTGIMLGSLIVIFLLPIPEPIGSRVNNTAVLGMMLGGALLIPASVGLWERLTRRSVRRIYGREGQLGSRNIERSRWRTALTVAALMIGVAMILSIRAVTIAFDRDIRSWIDVYIGGDLFVFSSIPMRNDLQAKLAAVPGVEAATPIRYLDVKRVKPDGEAEPLALTAVDPSSYAQVTTFAFTDSEGDPADFMSQLAGGDVIFISSVLSEKYGLKQGDTLTLKTRRGERKFKIAAIVVDYYNRGMVVQASWRDLKRYFQVNDASAYLVKVDEGADESAVQQQIDKLYGNRRNLTIQSNQTLKDSALNLIGQTSSLFDVLAFIAMIVASLGVVNTMTMNVLERTRELGMLRSLGMTRWQTIKMILAEALLIGVIGGGLGLIFGLFQSRVVISTVNSTAGYDLTYTLPTQGIVVSLIIALFVSQLAAILPAARAARLRIVEAIQFE; from the coding sequence ATGATGCAAAATATCCTGCTGGCAATCCGTTCGTTGATCGCCCGTCCGTTGCGGACCCTGTTGACCACGTTTGGCATTGTGTTGGGCGTGGCGGTGATCCTGAGCATCAACATCACCAACCGCAGTACGCTCGCCGCGATCACCAAACTGTTCAGCGAATCCTCGGGCAGGACGAACCTTGTCATCACCAATGCCGATTTGAGCCTCGGCGGCTTCGACGAGGGGATTTTGTATCGTATCGAATCGGTTGCGGGTGTGGAGGCGGCAACGCCTCTCCTGCAATCACAAACCTTGCTGGCAGACGATGCCGCGCGCGGCGAGATCAACTTGAGTTTCTTCGGCATCGTGCCGGGCGGGTTGCTCGTATACGGGATCGACCCGGTGCAGGATTCCCTCGTGCGGGATTACAAACTAGAAGCGGGCAGTTTCCTTACGCCGGACCCGAACGAACTCCACATCGTCCTCGTCCGCGAGTTTGCCGAAGAGCACAACCTGCAATTGGGCAAATCGGTCAACATCCGCACACCCGCAGGAAGCGCCCGATTAAAGATCATCGGCTTAATCGCGCGTGAGGGACCCGGGCAACTCAACAACGGCGCGTTCGGGGTGATTCCCTTGGACACCGCACAAAAAATATTCGAACGCCCAAATGAGATTGACCAGGTGGACATCCTTGCCACCGAAGACGACCGTTCCACGCGCGAATTGGAGGCGCTCAAAGCGACCCTGCAAGACCGCATCGGCGTCGCCTATTCGGTTGGGTTTCCCGCCACACAAGGCAAGCGCGTCTCCCAAATGGTGAGCGGTTACCAGACCGGCTTGAACATCTTCAGCATCATCGCTATTTTCGCGGGGGCATTTCTGATCTACAACGCGTTCTCGATGACGGTCATCGAACGCACGCGCGAGATCGGCATGTTGCGCACCCTCGGCATGACGCGCTGGCAGGTGATCAAACAAATTCTGCTCGAGGCGATCACGCTCGCCCTCATCGGCTCCGCCCTCGGCATCGGGCTGGGAATTTTCCTCGCGCGCGGGCTCATCCGCCTCACCGAAGTTTTCCTCGCACAGGATGTCAGCGAAGTCGCCATCCCCGCTTCTGCATTGATCATGAGCGCGGGCATTGGCATTGTTGTCACCCTGTTCGCAACGCTCATCCCCGCCTGGCAGGCAGGGCGCATCTCTCCCCTTGAAGCGTTACGCATCCGCGGCAACACAGACGACACCTCCGCCATTCGGCGCGGGATGCGAATCGGCACGGGCATCATGCTCGGCTCGCTCATCGTCATTTTTCTCCTCCCCATTCCCGAACCGATCGGGAGCCGCGTCAACAACACCGCCGTGCTTGGCATGATGCTCGGCGGCGCGCTGCTCATCCCCGCCTCGGTGGGATTATGGGAGCGACTAACGCGCAGATCGGTCCGCCGAATCTATGGACGCGAAGGACAACTGGGAAGCCGCAACATCGAACGCTCGCGTTGGCGCACCGCGCTCACCGTCGCCGCGTTGATGATCGGCGTGGCGATGATTCTCAGCATCCGCGCGGTGACCATCGCCTTCGACCGCGACATCCGCAGTTGGATTGACGTGTACATCGGCGGCGATCTCTTCGTGTTTTCCTCGATCCCCATGCGGAACGATTTGCAAGCAAAATTAGCGGCTGTCCCCGGAGTCGAGGCGGCTACGCCCATCCGCTACCTGGATGTCAAACGCGTCAAACCCGACGGGGAGGCTGAGCCGCTCGCCCTCACCGCCGTCGACCCTTCATCGTACGCGCAGGTCACCACCTTCGCCTTTACCGACAGCGAAGGCGACCCCGCCGATTTCATGTCGCAACTCGCAGGCGGCGACGTGATCTTCATCTCGAGCGTGCTCTCCGAAAAATATGGGCTCAAGCAAGGCGACACGCTCACGCTAAAAACGCGGCGCGGCGAACGCAAGTTCAAGATCGCCGCCATCGTGGTGGATTATTACAACCGCGGCATGGTGGTGCAAGCCAGTTGGCGCGATCTGAAGCGGTATTTCCAAGTCAACGACGCGAGCGCCTACCTTGTGAAAGTGGACGAGGGCGCGGACGAATCCGCTGTGCAACAACAGATCGATAAACTCTACGGGAATCGCCGCAACTTGACGATTCAATCGAACCAAACGCTCAAAGACAGCGCGCTCAACCTCATCGGGCAGACGAGCAGTCTATTCGACGTGCTGGCGTTCATCGCCATGATCGTCGCCTCACTGGGAGTGGTGAACACGATGACGATGAACGTGTTGGAACGGACGCGCGAACTCGGCATGTTACGCAGTCTCGGTATGACACGCTGGCAAACAATAAAAATGATCCTCGCGGAAGCCTTGCTCATCGGCGTGATCGGCGGCGGGCTGGGATTGATCTTCGGTTTATTCCAGTCGCGCGTCGTGATCTCCACCGTGAACTCCACCGCAGGCTACGACCTGACATACACCCTCCCCACACAAGGCATCGTCGTCAGCCTGATCATCGCGTTATTCGTTTCGCAACTGGCGGCGATCCTGCCCGCTGCGCGCGCGGCACGCTTGCGAATCGTCGAGGCGATCCAATTCGAATGA
- a CDS encoding efflux RND transporter periplasmic adaptor subunit yields the protein MDKQFAKLVSLLLVVLVVLTGCGQADGASPSATSAAPLDPIDNNAITSSAEVVAEKWASLAFMVGAQNVDIHIHVGDVVKKGEILASVPESALPQALINAQADLALAQQSLDDILLSKTALAQAVIQLRAAQNAYDKAFDYRDSLNYLITIKEVTIKEERTPLGVVEVPVTKTYEAYADATTIAKADEDLALKKSLLDDAQRELDRLSNIENSPDVIAARTRIAAIEAVLNQAKLFVPFDGVVVETYVNSGEMVSPGVPVILIADLSTLQVQTTDLNEVDAARVKIGDPVNVSFDALPNTPVTGTVSNVSLKNAPGSGVYFNVTIALDEIPEQLRWGMSAFVEIQVSP from the coding sequence ATGGACAAACAATTTGCAAAACTTGTTTCACTTCTGTTGGTTGTTTTGGTTGTCCTCACAGGATGCGGACAAGCAGATGGCGCTTCTCCCTCGGCGACTTCCGCCGCCCCGCTCGACCCGATAGACAATAATGCCATTACCTCCTCTGCCGAAGTTGTGGCGGAAAAATGGGCAAGCCTTGCCTTTATGGTCGGCGCGCAAAACGTTGACATCCACATTCACGTAGGCGATGTTGTCAAAAAAGGGGAAATCCTCGCCTCTGTGCCAGAGAGCGCCCTGCCTCAAGCCTTGATCAACGCGCAAGCCGATCTGGCGCTCGCACAGCAGTCTCTTGACGATATTCTTTTATCCAAAACCGCGCTGGCGCAAGCCGTGATCCAACTCCGCGCCGCGCAGAATGCCTACGACAAGGCGTTCGACTATCGGGATTCCCTCAACTACCTGATCACGATCAAAGAGGTCACCATCAAGGAAGAACGTACGCCGCTTGGAGTTGTTGAAGTGCCAGTTACGAAAACGTATGAGGCGTACGCAGACGCGACAACGATCGCCAAAGCAGACGAGGATCTCGCCCTCAAGAAAAGTCTGCTGGATGACGCCCAACGCGAACTCGACCGGTTGAGCAATATCGAGAATTCGCCCGATGTGATCGCCGCTCGCACACGCATCGCCGCGATCGAAGCTGTGCTCAATCAGGCAAAGTTGTTCGTCCCGTTCGATGGCGTTGTCGTGGAAACCTATGTGAATTCCGGTGAAATGGTTTCACCGGGCGTGCCTGTCATTTTGATCGCAGACCTTTCCACTCTTCAAGTGCAGACCACCGACCTCAACGAGGTGGACGCCGCCCGGGTGAAAATCGGCGACCCGGTCAACGTTTCCTTCGACGCGCTGCCCAACACGCCCGTCACGGGAACAGTTTCAAATGTGTCGCTCAAAAATGCGCCGGGCTCGGGCGTATATTTCAACGTCACCATCGCGCTGGATGAAATCCCGGAACAGTTACGCTGGGGCATGAGCGCGTTCGTTGAAATTCAAGTTTCGCCTTGA
- the thpR gene encoding RNA 2',3'-cyclic phosphodiesterase: MRAFIALEIPHEIQQAIYKVASTLRADLGACVRWTPPENMHLTLKFLGEVSPAQVDALTSALRVQADSVPAFKVEVGGLGSFPDVKRARVLWIGIQAPAEIQTLRRGIESACARLGYESETRGFSPHLTIGRVRQDAMPADAQKIRRALETATIDSLGAVRVDSVHLFKSDLQKSGAVYTKIFSAPLKAVAPT, translated from the coding sequence TTGCGAGCGTTCATCGCCCTTGAAATTCCCCACGAAATTCAGCAAGCAATTTACAAAGTCGCCTCAACTCTCCGCGCCGACCTGGGGGCCTGTGTGCGCTGGACTCCGCCGGAAAATATGCACCTGACGCTGAAATTTCTTGGCGAGGTATCGCCCGCGCAAGTGGACGCGCTGACTTCCGCGCTCCGCGTCCAAGCGGACTCCGTCCCGGCGTTTAAGGTCGAAGTGGGCGGACTCGGTTCCTTTCCCGACGTGAAGCGGGCGCGCGTCCTGTGGATCGGAATCCAAGCCCCGGCAGAAATCCAAACCCTGCGCCGTGGAATTGAATCCGCTTGCGCGCGGCTGGGGTACGAATCCGAAACTCGCGGCTTTTCCCCGCACCTGACGATCGGTCGCGTGCGGCAGGACGCCATGCCCGCCGACGCGCAAAAAATCCGCCGCGCGCTCGAAACCGCGACGATTGACTCACTTGGCGCTGTAAGGGTAGACTCGGTGCATCTGTTCAAAAGCGATTTACAAAAATCGGGCGCGGTGTATACCAAAATTTTCTCCGCGCCGCTGAAAGCCGTAGCGCCGACTTAA